Within the Candidatus Dependentiae bacterium genome, the region CATTGATGAAGGCCAGCGTTCATATTTAACCGCTCTTTCTATTGAATGTTGGAAGGAGCTTGAAACGCAAGGGCCATTTTCTCATTTGCAAAAGCAAGATTTGCATATTCCTTTTGATACGCAGTTGCTCCACGATCAGCGCCAATGGTTGCTCGAATATTTCCGCAAGCAGGGTTATTTTCATGTAGAAGTTAAACCTGATATACAGCGTAATCATGGTAATGTTGCGGTGACCTGGAAGGTAAAACTTGGGGAGTCAAAGGTCAGCTTTGGCAAAACAGTGGTAGTGGGTACTAGTAGGGTGCCGTTTGAGTATATCAAGCGTGAGCTTCAGTACCATGAAGGGCAAATTTGGGACAAAGATGCGCTAAAAAAAACATCTGCAAAGCTTAAAAATCTTGAGATTTTCGAAGGCATTCATATTTACCCCGATCAGGTAACCAAGCAAGAGCCCGAAAAGGCTATTATGGTAAAGCTGCAAGAAGACGACCCATTTGAGGTACGTTTGCGTGGTGGTTTTGCATTACAGAACTTCACACAACAATTTTCTGTAGATTCTTTGACCTATATGGCCGGGGGTGCCTTCATCTTTAAAAATCCCTTTAACAAAGCGGATCAGTTTAAGGTAGATGTTGATTTTGCTCGTGGTCATCGTGAAGTGGTTGCAGAATATCGTTTGCCATGGTTGTTTTCTCAGCCAATTCAAACGGTGTTTATGGGCTACAGTAACAAATACTTCCAGCCCGGTTTTATTGGAAGCAAACATAATGTGTATGCTACGACGCAGCATGGATTTCTCGTTGGATTCAACAGAAAATTTCGTGCGGTTGATGTTGGGTGCAACATAGGCTTTGAATTAATGAATACTGAGAGTGTAGTGGACAAGTGTGCTTTGGTTGAGGGCGTTGCGCGTGCCATCAATTTTAACAAGCAATTGTTTGATCAAAGTGTTCCTTCATTTCAATTAGAGCCGACCATGATGATTGATTTGTTGGATCAACAGATATCACCAACCAAGGGTTTATTAACCCTGCTTTCATTAAAGGGCTTGTTTCCTCTCAGCCGCTCGAGTTTAAATACCTATTCAATTAAAGCACTTGTTGAACAATCATTTTTTATGCCATTTAGATCGGTCGTGGGAGCTTTGAGGTTCCGCGTGGGGCATATTTTTCATAAAGAATTTAGCAATATTATGCCGATAGAGCGATTCTATTTGGGTGGTGCTAACTCATTGCGTAGCTATGACACCGACTTTGCCTCGCCATTAGGATCTTTTATTGGTGACAATGGTCAATGCCAGTATGCACCACAGGGTGGCAAATCAATGGTTAACCTTAATGCCGAACTTCGCTTTCCTATTTTTAAGCGTTTAGGAGGGGTAGTATTTCAAGACCTTGGTGCGTTAAGCAGTGATGGTTTTGCTACATTTGACCCCCGCAAGGTTCTCTTTGGAACCGGGTTTGGACTTCGTCTGGCGACACCCGTTGGACCACTGCGTTTTGACATCGCTTGGAAGTTGACAAAACCCGATCCATCGACACGATCCTATGCATGGTTTTTAACCTTTGGCCAGGCGTTCTAATAAAGGCTTTTTCCCAAAAATAGAAATTCTTTGCTTTCTGTTAAAAAAACAATTATTTTAAGGCAGTTAGGGGCTTATTTTGACACCTATATATGACGAGCAAAAACAGTATTTTTATCATTTAATTCATTTAGGGACTTGAGAATCATGAACGATCATTGCGAAGAACACGAATTCA harbors:
- a CDS encoding BamA/TamA family outer membrane protein → GCFADFLKLKHYDVDTLKNALDRVTQWYLKEGFWDMKVLKQDFVLREYPGHQQLVLTIDEGQRSYLTALSIECWKELETQGPFSHLQKQDLHIPFDTQLLHDQRQWLLEYFRKQGYFHVEVKPDIQRNHGNVAVTWKVKLGESKVSFGKTVVVGTSRVPFEYIKRELQYHEGQIWDKDALKKTSAKLKNLEIFEGIHIYPDQVTKQEPEKAIMVKLQEDDPFEVRLRGGFALQNFTQQFSVDSLTYMAGGAFIFKNPFNKADQFKVDVDFARGHREVVAEYRLPWLFSQPIQTVFMGYSNKYFQPGFIGSKHNVYATTQHGFLVGFNRKFRAVDVGCNIGFELMNTESVVDKCALVEGVARAINFNKQLFDQSVPSFQLEPTMMIDLLDQQISPTKGLLTLLSLKGLFPLSRSSLNTYSIKALVEQSFFMPFRSVVGALRFRVGHIFHKEFSNIMPIERFYLGGANSLRSYDTDFASPLGSFIGDNGQCQYAPQGGKSMVNLNAELRFPIFKRLGGVVFQDLGALSSDGFATFDPRKVLFGTGFGLRLATPVGPLRFDIAWKLTKPDPSTRSYAWFLTFGQAF